One part of the Raphanus sativus cultivar WK10039 chromosome 7, ASM80110v3, whole genome shotgun sequence genome encodes these proteins:
- the LOC108818405 gene encoding cyclic nucleotide-gated ion channel 2, translated as MPSHTNFLFRWIGLFSGKLRRETTGISENSVVIQTNGGESSSSSSSSDDTPVLSSGECYACTQVGVPAFHSTSCDQANAPEWRASAGSSLVPIQERSSSASAQPDPSRARIRRLRGPFGEVLDPRSKRVQRWNRALLLARGMALAVDPLFFYALSIGRTTGPACLYMDGAFAAVVTVVRTCLDALHLWHVWLQFRLAYVSRESLVVGCGKLVWDPRAIASHYARSLTGFWFDVIVILPVPQAVFWLVVPKLIREEKVKLIMTILLLIFLFQFLPKIYHCICLMRRMQKVTGYIFGTIWWGFALNLIAYFIASHVAGGCWYVLAIQRVASCIRQQCMRTANCNLSLSCQEEVCYQFVSPTSTIGFPCLSGNLTSVVKKPMCLDSDGPFRYGIYGWALPVISSNSLAVKILYPIFWGLMTLSTFGNDLEPTSNWLEVVFSIVMVLSGLLLFTLLIGNIQVFLHAVMAKKRKMQIRCRDMEWWMKRRQLPSRLRQRVRRFERQRWTALGGEDELELIQDLPPGLRRDIKRYLCVDLIEKVPLFRGMDDLILDNICDRAKPRVYSKDEKIIREGDPVQRMIFIMRGRVKRDQSLSKGVVATSTIEPGGYFGDELLSWCLRRPFIDRLPPSTATFVCLDNIEAFSLGSEDLRYITDHFRYKFANERLKRTARYYSSNWRTWAAVNIQMSWRRYRKRTCGGVGGSMSPVSEHSVEGNSERRLLQYAAMFMSIRPHDHLE; from the exons ATGCCCTCTCACACCAACTTCCTCTTCAg GTGGATTGGACTGTTTTCCGGGAAACTCCGCCGAGAAACGACTGGAATCTCGGAAAACAGCGTCGTCATCCAAACCAACGGTGGAGAATCGAGCAGTAGCAGTAGCAGTAGCGACGATACGCCGGTGCTGAGCTCCGGCGAGTGTTACGCATGCACTCAAGTCGGCGTACCGGCCTTCCACTCCACCAGCTGCGATCAAGCCAACGCGCCGGAGTGGCGCGCCTCCGCCGGCTCTTCCCTAGTCCCGATCCAGGAACGATCATCATCCGCATCCGCACAACCCGACCCGTCTCGAGCCCGGATCAGGCGCCTCAGGGGTCCGTTCGGCGAAGTCCTCGATCCCAGGAGCAAGCGCGTGCAGAGGTGGAACCGCGCGTTGCTCCTAGCTCGCGGGATGGCCTTGGCGGTTGATCCGCTCTTCTTCTACGCGCTCTCCATCGGGAGAACCACCGGGCCCGCGTGTCTTTACATGGACGGCGCGTTCGCGGCTGTTGTAACGGTTGTTCGCACGTGCCTCGACGCTCTTCACCTTTGGCACGTGTGGCTTCAGTTCAGGCTGGCTTACGTCTCGAGAGAGTCGCTAGTAGTTGGCTGCGGGAAGCTCGTTTGGGATCCACGCGCCATCGCGTCGCACTACGCTCGCTCTCTCACTGGCTTCTGGTTTGATGTTATAGTCATCCTCCCGGTTCCTCAG GCTGTGTTTTGGTTAGTGGTGCCAAAACtgataagagaagagaaggttAAGCTGATCATGACGATCCTCTTGCTGATCTTCTTGTTCCAGTTCCTCCCCAAGATTTATCACTGCATCTGCTTGATGAGAAGGATGCAGAAGGTCACTGGTTACATCTTTGGGACTATTTGGTGGGGTTTTGCTCTTAATCTCATAGCCTATTTCATCGCTTCTCAT GTAGCTGGGGGATGCTGGTATGTTCTAGCAATACAGCGTGTTGCTTCTTGTATTAGACAGCAATGCATGAGGACCGCGAACTGTAACCTGAGTCTGTCTTGCCAAGAAGAGGTCTGTTACCAATTCGTGTCACCCACCAGCACAATTGGGTTTCCATGCTTATCTGGAAACCTCACCAGTGTGGTTAAGAAGCCTATGTGCTTAGACTCTGACGGACCATTCCGATATGGTATCTACGGTTGGGCACTTCCTGTCATCTCCAGCAACTCTCTTGCGGTTAAGATCCTTTACCCTATCTTCTGGGGGCTAATGACTCTCAG CACATTCGGGAATGATCTTGAGCCCACAAGCAACTGGCTTGAGGTTGTTTTCAGTATAGTTATGGTCCTTAGCGGGTTATTACTATTCACCCTGTTGATCGGAAACATTCAG GTGTTTTTGCATGCGGTAATGGCAAAGAAGAGGAAAATGCAGATACGGTGTAGGGATATGGAATGGTGGATGAAACGTAGGCAGTTGCCTTCTAGGTTAAGACAGAGAGTTAGGAGATTTGAGAGGCAGAGATGGACTGCCTTGGGTGGAGAAGACGAGCTGGAACTTATACAGGATTTGCCTCCGGGTCTTCGAAGAGATATTAAGCGATATCTTTGCGTTGATCTTATTGAGAAG GTACCATTGTTCAGGGGCATGGACGATTTGATCCTAGACAACATTTGCGATCGTGCTAAGCCTCGTGTCTACTCAAAAGACGAAAAG ATCATCCGGGAAGGAGATCCTGTACAGAGAATGATATTCATCATGCGTGGAAGAGTCAAACGTGACCAGAGCCTAAGCAAAGGCGTGGTAGCCACAAGTACGATTGAACCAGGTGGTTACTTCGGCGACGAGCTACTCTCATGGTGCCTACGGCGTCCATTTATCGACCGTCTTCCTCCTTCCACCGCAACATTTGTCTGTCTAGATAACATCGAGGCGTTCTCCCTCGGATCAGAAGATCTTAGGTACATAACGGATCATTTCCGTTATAAATTCGCAAACGAGCGTCTTAAGCGGACGGCGAGATACTACTCCTCGAACTGGAGGACATGGGCTGCGGTGAATATCCAAATGTCGTGGCGCCGGTACAGGAAGAGAACCTGCGGTGGTGTAGGCGGTTCGATGAGTCCTGTGTCGGAACATAGCGTCGAAGGTAACAGTGAACGCCGTTTGCTTCAGTATGCCGCGATGTTCATGTCCATCCGACCGCATGATCATCTTGAGTGA
- the LOC108817562 gene encoding probable ubiquitin conjugation factor E4 — protein MSTTQKPQRSPTEIEDIILRKIFHVTLTEPAADASSDPRVVYLEMTAAEILSEGKDDLLLSRDLIERVLIDRLSTANNNNNNSPSASAAEPPFPYLVGCYRRAYDESKKIQSMKDRNLRSEMEVVTRDARRLAVSYSRIHLANPDLFGGSDDDNNTRKAKKTRRNASPLLPLIFSEVGSGSLDMFGGSGSSSVQSPPGFLDEFFKDSDFDNLDLILKELYEDLRSSVINVSVLGDFQPPLRALKYLVSLPVGAKSLVSHEWWVPRGAYMNGRAMELTSILGPFFHISALPDNTLFKSQPDVGQQCFSGASERRPADLLSSFSTIKNFMNILYSGLHDVLMILLKSTDTRECVLQFLSEVINANASRAHIQVDPISCASSGMFCNLSAVMLRLCEPFLDPHFTKRDKIDPKYAFSGHRLKLSDLTALHASSEEVSEWIDKDNTAKANDAGNGNESRLLQSKEATSSSSNTSRQNAKSTTKYTFICECFFMTARVLNLGLLKALSDFKHLSQDISRGEDNLATLKAMRDQAPSPQLELDITRMEKELELYSQEKLCHEAQILRDGDFIQRAISFYRLVIVWLVGLVGGFKMPLPSTCLMEFSCMPEHFVEDAMELLIFASRIPRALDGVLLDDFMNFIIMFMASPEYIRNPYLRAKMVEVLNCWMPRSSGSSATSTLFEGHQLSLEYLVRNLLKLYVDIEFTGSHTQFYDKFNIRHNIAELLEYLWQVPSHRNAWRRIAKEEEKGVYLNFLNFLVNDSIFLLDESLNKILEIKQIEAEMSNTAEWEQRPAQERQDRTRLFHSQENIVRIDMKLANEDVTMLAFTSEEITAPFLLPEMVERVANMLNYFLLQLVGPQRKSLSLKDPEKYEFRPRQLLKQIIRIYVNLARGDSENIFPGAISSDGRSYNEQLFDAGADVLRKIGEDGRIIQEFMELGTKAKAAASEAMDAEAALGEIPDEFLDPIQCTLMRDPVILPSSKTTVDRAIIQRHLLSDNHDPFNRAHLTSDMLIPDIELKARIDEFVRSHQSKKRSSGEDSSNKERIQTTSSDMLID, from the exons ATGTCGACGACTCAGAAGCCCCAAAGATCTCCAACCGAAATCGAGGACATAATCCTCCGCAAGATCTTCCACGTAACCCTAACCGAACCCGCCGCCGATGCCTCCTCCGATCCCCGAGTCGTCTACCTCGAGATGACAGCCGCCGAGATTCTCAGCGAAGGCAAAGACGACCTCCTCCTTTCCCGCGATCTCATCGAGAGAGTCCTCATCGACCGTCTCTCCACcgcaaacaacaacaacaacaactcccCCTCCGCCTCCGCCGCCGAGCCGCCTTTCCCGTACCTCGTCGGCTGCTACCGCCGAGCCTACGACGAGTCGAAGAAGATCCAGTCGATGAAGGACAGGAACCTGAGGTCGGAGATGGAGGTCGTCACCAGGGACGCGAGGAGGCTCGCTGTTTCCTACTCCAGGATCCACCTGGCGAATCCTGATTTGTTCGGGGGATCGGATGATGATAACAACACCAGGAAGGCCAAGAAGACGAGGAGGAACGCCTCTCCTCTGCTTCCGTTGATCTTCTCAGAGGTCGGTTCTGGTTCGTTGGATATGTTCGGAGGTAGTGGTAGTAGCAGTGTTCAGTCTCCTCCTGGTTTTTTGGATGAGTTCTTCAAGGACTCGGATTTCGATAACTTGGATTTGATTCTCAAGGAGTTGTACGAGGATTTGAGGTCTTCGGTTATTAACGTCTCTGTGCTCGGAGACTTCCAGCCGCCGTTGAGGGCGCTTAAGTATCTTGTTAGCTTGCCTGTTGGAGCTAAATCTCTTGTTAGTCATGAGTGGTGGGTCCCGCGTGGGGCTTATATGAACGGGAGAGCTATGGAGCTGACCAGCATTCTCGGCCCTTTCTTCCATATTAGCGCCCTCCCTGATAACACTCTCTTCAAGAGTCAACCTGATGTTGG GCAGCAGTGTTTCTCTGGAGCATCGGAACGTCGTCCTGCAGATTTATTATCATCCTTCTCTACAATCAAAAACTTTATGAATATTTTGTACAGTGGGCTGCATGATGTACTGATGATATTACTTAAAAGTACCGATACACGTGAGTGTGTTCTACAGTTTCTTTCTGAAGTGATCAATGCAAATGCTTCGAGGGCCCATATACAG GTTGATCCAATTTCTTGTGCTAGCTCAGGCATGTTTTGTAACCTCAGCGCAGTCATGCTCCGGCTCTGTGAACCATTTTTGGACCCGCATTTCACTAAAAGGGATAAGATCGATCCAAAATATGCATTCTCTGGGCATCGCTTGAAATTAAG CGACTTGACTGCTCTCCATGCTTCATCCGAGGAAGTTTCTGAGTGGATTGACAAGGATAACACGGCAAAAGCAAATGACGCTGGAAACGGGAATGAAAGTCGCTTGTTACAATCCAAAGAAGCCACAAGTTCAAGTAGTAATACTTCTCGGCAGAATGCAAAGTCAACAACTAAATACACTTTCATTTGTGAATGCTTCTTTATGACTGCAAGGGTCCTCAATTTGGGTCTCTTAAAAGCACTCTCGGACTTTAAACATCTTTCTCAG GACATCTCGAGAGGTGAAGACAATCTTGCAACATTAAAAGCCATGAGAGATCAAGCACCCTCTCCACAGTTAGAACTTGACATAACCAGAATGGAAAAAGAATTAGAGCTGTATTCTCAGGAAAAGCTTTGCCACGAGGCTCAAATATTAAGG GATGGAGACTTTATCCAGAGAGCTATCTCTTTCTATCGATTAGTCATTGTTTGGTTAGTTGGACTTGTTGGTGGCTTTAAGATGCCTTTACCTTCAACTTGCCTCATGGAATTCTCCTGTATGCCGGAGCATTTTGTTGAAGATGCGATGGAGTTACTGATATTTGCTTCAAGAATTCCCAGAGCGTTGGATGGAGTGCTGTTG GACGACTTTATGAACTTCATCATAATGTTCATGGCAAGTCCAGAATATATTAGAAACCCGTATCTCAGAGCAAAGATGGTTGAAGTTCTGAACTGCTGGATGCCACGCTCAAG tGGTTCTTCTGCTACATCTACTCTCTTTGAAGGACATCAGTTATCGCTTGAGTATCTTGTCAGGAATTTACTGAAACTATATGTTGACATTGAGTTCACGGGTTCTCACACTCAG TTCTATGACAAGTTCAACATTCGCCACAACATTGCCGAGCTTCTAGAGTATCTCTGGCAGGTGCCTAGTCACCGAAATGCGTGGAGAAGG ATTgcaaaagaggaagagaaaggcGTTTACTTGAACTTCTTAAACTTCTTAGTCAATGATAGCATTTTTCTTCTGGATGAAAGTCTTAACAAAATTCTCGAGATTAAACAAATAGAGGCAGAGATGTCAAATACTGCAGAGTGGGAACAGAGACCAGCGCAAGAGAGACAAGATAGAACGAGACTCTTCCATTCTCAGGAGAAT ATTGTTAGAATTGACATGAAGCTGGCTAATGAGGATGTGACCATGCTTGCATTTACATCTGAGGAGATCACAGCCCCATTTCTACTCCCTGAGATG GTTGAGAGGGTTGCCAATATGCTTAATTACTTCTTGTTGCAACTCGTGGGTCCACAGCGTAAGTCTTTAAGCTTGAAAGATCCAGAGAAGTACGAGTTCCGTCCAAGACAGTTGCTTAAACAG ATTATTCGTATATATGTTAATCTGGCAAGAGGAGACTCGGAAAACATATTCCCCGGTGCCATATCCAGTGATGGACGATCATATAACGAACAG CTATTCGACGCAGGAGCAGATGTTCTTAGGAAAATAGGCGAAGATGGAAGAATCATTCAAGAGTTTATGGAGTTGGGCACAAAGGCCAAAGCTGCTGCCTCCGAAGCTATGGATGCTGAAGCTGCACTTGGTGAAATACCAGATGAGTTCCTCGACCCAATTCAG TGCACGCTAATGAGAGATCCGGTGATACTCCCAAGCTCAAAAACCACAGTTGATCGAGCCATCATTCAACGTCATCTTCTTAGTGACAAT CACGACCCGTTTAACCGGGCACATTTGACATCGGATATGTTAATACCTGACATCGAGTTGAAAGCGAGAATCGACGAGTTTGTGAGGTCCCATCAGTCTAAGAAGCGATCAAGTGGAGAAGATAGCAGCAACAAGGAAAGGATACAGACTACAAGCAGTGATATGTTAATCGATTAG
- the LOC108817563 gene encoding uncharacterized protein LOC108817563: MNSCKTLFRASFSSSPSLVRLPNPNPSITLVSFRPFSSPSSVLRPNPSAHSIGPPRCALHESASLPALETSTENPPVDLTVSVKELLTTNRNDASSMMKMERRRSSFIGGGGDGTRGSSWFPYEDRFRCGDDVHLSSREVLEAVSPHMMEERSDRFRRVVENRSFSVCLVVEGLSDIGNISAAFRSADALGIQSVHVVASDSFKRYRNNRHVSMGAEKWLDIELWDTPKDCFQVLKSRGYRIATTHLGMDTVSIYDMDWSQPTAIVVGNEGSGISEEALELSDLYCSIPMNGMVDSFNVSVAAGIVMHHAVCDRTARLGSHGDLSAEEKEILMAEFSLRHSRSSLFIASEFAKRRQQQQRAASF; encoded by the exons ATGAACTCCTGCAAAACCCTATTCCGCGCCTCcttctcttcatctccttcatTGGTTCGTCtcccaaaccctaatccatcCATCACCCTTGTCTCCTTCCGCCCCTTCTCTTCTCCCTCCTCCGTTCTCCGTCCAAATCCATCTGCACACAGCATCGGACCACCTCGTTGCGCTCTTCACGAATCTGCCTCTCTTCCAGCACTAGAGACCTCCACTGAGAATCCTCCCGTAGATCTTACCGTGAGTGTTAAGGAGCTGCTGACGACTAATCGAAATGACGCGTCGAGCATGATGAAGATGGAGCGGAGGAGGAGCTCCTTCATCGGCGGCGGCGGCGACGGTACTAGAGGATCATCATGGTTCCCTTACGAGGACAGGTTCAGGTGCGGTGACGACGTGCACCTCAGCAGCCGTGAGGTGCTCGAGGCGGTGAGCCCTCACATGATGGAGGAGAGGTCGGACAGGTTCAGGCGCGTGGTGGAGAATCGAAGCTTCTCGGTTTGTCTCGTCGTCGAAGGTCTGTCTGATATAGGAAACATCTCCGCTGCGTTTCGCTCCGCGGATGCGTTGGGGATTCAGTCCGTGCACGTTGTTGCATCCGACAGCTTCAAAAG GTATAGGAACAATCGACATGTGAGTATGGGAGCTGAGAAGTGGCTAGACATTGAGCTTTGGGACACGCCTAAAGATTGTTTCCAAGTGTTGAAGTCTCGTGGTTACAGGATTGCCACAACTCATTTGGGAATGGACACG GTTTCGATTTACGATATGGACTGGTCACAACCAACAGCAATAGTTGTTGGAAACGAGGGGAGTGGAATAAGCGAAGAAGCGTTGGAGTTATCGGATTTGTATTGCAGTATTCCAATGAACGGGATGGTTGATTCGTTCAATGTCTCAGTGGCTGCAGGGATTGTGATGCATCACGCGGTCTGTGACAGAACCGCTCGTCTG GGAAGTCATGGAGATCTGTCGGCAGAAGAGAAAGAGATATTGATGGCTGAGTTTTCACTTCGCCACAGTAGAAGCTCACTCTTTATTGCTTCCGAGTTTGCTAAACgtagacaacaacaacaacgcgCTGCTTCCTTCTAG
- the LOC108814768 gene encoding early nodulin-like protein 17 → MARLTVLIAAVVLAYVVVMPVPGVTAKKYTVGDNKFWNPNINYTIWAQGKHFYLGDWLYFVFDRNQHNILEVNKTDYENCNSDHPLVNWTRGAGRDVVPLNVTKHYYLLDGKGGCYGGMKLAVKVEKLPPPPKSAPVKNIGSVSVVTGLAQFMIPFALLRMW, encoded by the exons atggCGAGATTGACGGTGCTGATTGCTGCGGTGGTACTGGCTTATGTAGTGGTGATGCCAGTGCCGGGAGTGACCGCGAAGAAGTATACCGTCGGTGACAACAAGTTCTGGAACCCAAACATCAACTACACCATCTGGGCTCAGGGAAAGCATTTCTACCTCGGTGACTGGCTCT ATTTCGTGTTCGACAGAAACCAACACAACATTCTCGAAGTAAACAAAACCGACTACGAAAACTGCAATTCCGACCATCCTCTCGTAAACTGGACACGTGGAGCAGGGAGAGACGTTGTCCCTCTCAACGTGACCAAGCACTACTATCTGCTCGACGGAAAGGGTGGATGTTACGGAGGCATGAAGCTCGCTGTTAAAGTAGAGAAGCTCCCTCCTCCACCAAAATCGGCACCTGTCAAGAACATTGGATCAGTCTCCGTGGTCACAGGTCTCGCTCAGTTCATGATTCCGTTTGCCCTGTTAAGGATGTGGTAA
- the LOC108818484 gene encoding pentatricopeptide repeat-containing protein At5g15340, mitochondrial, with protein MKCLSNQRVRLFLRHCSQHRSLLRVGKELHAVLTTSGSKKAPRSYLSNSLFQFYAASGDMTNAQKVFDEIPLSEKDNVDWTTLLSSLSRYGFLVDSMKLFVEMRRKRVEIDDVAAVCLFGVCAKLEDLWFGEQGHGFAVKMGLLNSVKVCNALMDMYGKCGFVGEVRRLFEMLEEKSVVSWTVVLDTVVKWEGLENGRKVFDEMPERNAVAWTVMVAGYVGAGFTGEALELLEEMVFKCGHGLNFVTLCSLLSACAQSGNLVIVRWVHVYALKTGEEEMCDHVMVGTALVDMYAKCGNIDSSMKVFRLMRRRNVVTWNALFSGLAMHGKGRVVIDMFPEMVREVKPDDLTFSAVLSACSHSGLVEEGWRCFHSLRLYGLEPKVDHYACMVDLLGRAGRIEEAEMLMREMTVPPNEVVLGSLLGSCSVHGKLEIAERIERELVQMSPGNMEYQIVLSNMYAAEGRSDVVDRLRGSMRNRGIRKTPGMSSIHVNGSVHRFSAGDRSHPRTKEIYLKLNEVIERIRSAGYVPHVSALVSPSEVDLEDKELALCFHSEKLAVCFGLLVTKPRTPLYVFKNLRICQDCHSAMKIVSKIYDREIIIRDRNRFHQFKGGSCSCSDHW; from the coding sequence ATGAAATGCTTATCGAACCAAAGAGTTCGTCTCTTTCTCCGACACTGTTCGCAGCACCGCTCGTTGCTCCGTGTCGGAAAGGAGCTACACGCCGTTTTGACAACTTCTGGATCGAAGAAAGCTCCGAGGTCTTACCTTAGCAACTCGCTCTTTCAGTTCTATGCTGCCTCCGGAGATATGACCAATGCCCAGAAGGTGTTCGACGAAATTCCTCTGTCAGAAAAAGACAATGTGGATTGGACAACTTTGCTGTCCTCTCTTTCTCGGTACGGGTTTTTGGTTGATTCGATGAAGCTCTTCGTGGAGATGAGAAGGAAAAGAGTTGAGATTGATGACGTGGCTGCGGTCTGCTTGTTTGGCGTGTGTGCCAAGTTAGAGGATCTATGGTTCGGCGAACAGGGACATGGGTTTGCTGTAAAGATGGGACTTTTGAATAGTGTAAAGGTTTGTAATGCTCTTATGGATATGTATGGGAAATGTGGTTTTGTGGGTGAAGTTAGACGGTTATTTGAGATGTTAGAGGAGAAGAGCGTTGTCTCATGGACGGTGGTTTTGGACACGGTTGTGAAATGGGAGGGGTTGGAGAATGGAAGAAAAGTTTTCGACGAAATGCCTGAGAGAAATGCTGTTGCTTGGACGGTTATGGTTGCTGGATATGTGGGAGCTGGGTTTACAGGCGAAGCGTTGGAGCTTCTGGAGGAAATGGTGTTTAAATGTGGGCATGGTTTGAATTTCGTCACTCTTTGCTCGTTGCTATCGGCATGTGCGCAATCAGGAAACCTGGTTATTGTGAGATGGGTTCATGTGTATGCGTTGAAGACAGGGGAGGAAGAGATGTGTGATCATGTCATGGTGGGAACGGCATTGGTtgatatgtatgccaaatgtgGAAACATAGATTCTTCCATGAAAGTCTTCAGATTGATGCGTAGGAGGAATGTGGTAACATGGAACGCTTTGTTTAGTGGGTTAGCAATGCACGGGAAAGGTAGGGTGGTGATTGACATGTTCCCAGAGATGGTAAGAGAAGTGAAGCCAGATGACTTAACCTTCAGTGCTGTCTTAAGTGCTTGCAGCCACTCCGGGTTGGTAGAAGAAGGTTGGCGGTGTTTCCACAGCCTCAGACTCTATGGTTTGGAACCTAAGGTTGACCATTATGCATGTATGGTAGATCTTTTGGGGCGAGCTGGTCGTATTGAAGAAGCAGAGATGTTGATGAGGGAAATGACAGTGCCTCCGAATGAAGTTGTTCTCGGTTCACTTCTAGGCTCGTGTAGCGTCCATGGAAAGCTGGAGATAGCCGAACGGATTGAAAGAGAGCTCGTTCAGATGAGTCCAGGCAACATGGAATACCAAATAGTTTTATCCAACATGTATGCTGCAGAAGGAAGGAGCGACGTTGTAGATAGGTTAAGAGGAAGTATGAGAAACAGAGGAATCAGGAAAACACCTGGTATGAGTTCCATTCACGTGAACGGCTCAGTTCATCGGTTTAGTGCAGGAGATAGATCACATCCGAGAACGAAAGAGATTTACTTGAAGTTGAATGAAGTGATTGAACGGATTAGATCAGCTGGTTATGTCCCTCATGTCTCTGCCCTGGTTTCTCCCTCGGAGGTTGACTTGGAGGACAAAGAGCTGGCTTTGTGCTTTCACAGTGAGAAACTGGCGGTCTGTTTCGGGCTTCTTGTAACTAAACCGAGGACACCTCTTTATGTCTTCAAGAATCTGAGGATATGTCAGGATTGTCATTCAGCTATGAAGATTGTTTCAAAGATCTATGACCGAGAAATCATCATCAGAGATAGAAATAGATTTCATCAGTTCAAAGGaggttcttgttcttgttccgATCACTGGTGA
- the LOC108818485 gene encoding SPX domain-containing protein 4 has protein sequence MKFGKEFRTHLEETLPEWRDKFLCYKPLKKLLKYYPHPPPSSADDSPHIDSRQVFADTTNLSPSAAADDDDDAARPAEDLQGSFVRILNEELEKFNDFYVDKEEDFVIRLQELKERIEKIKEKNCKNGEFASESEFSEEMMDIRRDLVSIHGEMVLLKNYSSLNFAGLVKILKKYDKRTGGLLRLPFTQVVLHQPFFTTEPLTRLVRECEANLELLFPSEAEVVESSNAVSSSHQNNSPRISAQTSSTLGDENLDIYRSTLAAMRAIRGLQKASSTYNPLSFSSLLKNEDDETVTAENSPNSENLQSKDESDKEDNGPSP, from the exons ATGAAATTCGGGAAAGAGTTTCGAACCCACCTCGAAGAAACGTTACCAGAGTGGAGAGACAAGTTCCTTTGCTACAAACCCTTGAAGAAGCTTCTCAAGTACTACCCTCACCCTCCCCCCTCCTCCGCCGACGATTCCCCTCACATCGACTCCCGTCAGGTCTTCGCCGACACCACTAACTTATCTCCTTCCGCCGCAGCGGATGACGACGACGACGCTGCAAGGCCTGCGGAGGATCTCCAGGGTTCGTTCGTGAGGATACTCAATGAGGAGCTCGAGAAATTTAACGACTTTTACGTCGATAAAGAAGAAGACTTTGTTATCAGATTACAG GAGCTGAAGGAGAGAATAGAGAAGATTAAGGAGAAGAACTGTAAGAATGGGGAGTTCGCTTCAGAAAGCGAGTTCAGTGAAGAGATGATGGATATTCGCAGAGACCTTGTCAGTATTCATGGCGAGATGGTTCTCCTTAAAAACTACAGCTCCCTAAACTTTGCAG GACTTGTCAAAATTTTGAAGAAGTATGACAAAAGAACAGGAGGACTTCTTCGTTTGCCTTTCACACAGGTTGTTCTCCATCAACCCTTCTTTACTACTGAGCCACTTACCAGGTTAGTCCGTGAATGTGAGGCCAATCTTGAGCTTCTCTTCCCATCCGAAGCCGAAGTTGTTGAGTCTTCTAACGCTGTCTCATCCTCACATCAAAACAACTCACCGAGAATCTCAGCTCAGACTTCTTCGACTCTCGGAGATGAAAATCTCGATATATACAGGAGTACACTCGCTGCAATGAGAGCCATACGAGGGTTGCAAAAGGCCAGCTCGACCTACAATCCTCTATCATTCTCTTCGCTTCTTAAGAACGAGGATGATGAGACTGTAACTGCTGAAAACTCTCCAAACTCTGAGAATCTGCAGAGCAAAGATGAATCAGATAAGGAAGACAATGGACCTTCCCCCTGA